One Pecten maximus chromosome 16, xPecMax1.1, whole genome shotgun sequence DNA window includes the following coding sequences:
- the LOC117344997 gene encoding eukaryotic translation initiation factor 5A-1-like isoform X3, with product MAIHLAISNKNKFIVFKMSDHEDINSDFQGTESGAAKFFPQQCSALRKNGHVLIKNRPCKIVEMSTSKTGKHGHAKVHMVGIDIFTGKKYEDICPSTHNMSVPLVKRTDYQLIDITDDYASLMDDGGEIRSDLIVPKNETGEELRQKFKSDEGVNVTVLNSMDEEVIIGIKPGTK from the exons AAATTTATAGTCTTCAAAATGAGTGACCATGAAGATATTAATAGCGACTTCCAAGGTACAGAATCAGGAGCTGCCAAATTTTTTCCACAGCAGTGCTCTGCATTGAGGAAGAACGGCCATGTTCTGATTAAGAATAGGCCTTGCAAAATTGTGGAAATGTCTACATCCAAAACAGGAAAACATGGTCATGCTAAG GTTCATATGGTTGGTATAGACAttttcactggcaaaaaatATGAAGATATTTGTCCATCTACACACAACATGTCTGTTCCTCTTGTTAAAAGAACCGATTATCAG TTGATTGACATCACTGATGATTATGCCTCTTTAATGGACGATGGTGGTGAGATCAGGTCTGATTTGATCGTTCCAAAAAATGAAACTGGAGAGGAATTAAGACAGAAGTTCAAGTCTGATGAAGGCGTTAAT gTCACAGTCCTTAATTCCATGGATGAAGAAGTTATAATTGGTATCAAGCCGGGAACAAAATAG
- the LOC117344997 gene encoding eukaryotic translation initiation factor 5A-1-like isoform X1 — protein MSTIMVMRFSRDSFIVISCTYFVNMTSVWCKRLSFKQQFLKFIVFKMSDHEDINSDFQGTESGAAKFFPQQCSALRKNGHVLIKNRPCKIVEMSTSKTGKHGHAKVHMVGIDIFTGKKYEDICPSTHNMSVPLVKRTDYQLIDITDDYASLMDDGGEIRSDLIVPKNETGEELRQKFKSDEGVNVTVLNSMDEEVIIGIKPGTK, from the exons ATGTCCACCATCATGGTGATGCGGTTCTCTCGGGACTCTTTCATAGTGATAAGTTGTACTTACTTTGTCAACATGACCTCTGTTTGGTGCAAACGCTTGAGCTTCAAGCAGCAGTTTTTG AAATTTATAGTCTTCAAAATGAGTGACCATGAAGATATTAATAGCGACTTCCAAGGTACAGAATCAGGAGCTGCCAAATTTTTTCCACAGCAGTGCTCTGCATTGAGGAAGAACGGCCATGTTCTGATTAAGAATAGGCCTTGCAAAATTGTGGAAATGTCTACATCCAAAACAGGAAAACATGGTCATGCTAAG GTTCATATGGTTGGTATAGACAttttcactggcaaaaaatATGAAGATATTTGTCCATCTACACACAACATGTCTGTTCCTCTTGTTAAAAGAACCGATTATCAG TTGATTGACATCACTGATGATTATGCCTCTTTAATGGACGATGGTGGTGAGATCAGGTCTGATTTGATCGTTCCAAAAAATGAAACTGGAGAGGAATTAAGACAGAAGTTCAAGTCTGATGAAGGCGTTAAT gTCACAGTCCTTAATTCCATGGATGAAGAAGTTATAATTGGTATCAAGCCGGGAACAAAATAG
- the LOC117344997 gene encoding eukaryotic translation initiation factor 5A-1-like isoform X5 — translation MSDHEDINSDFQGTESGAAKFFPQQCSALRKNGHVLIKNRPCKIVEMSTSKTGKHGHAKVHMVGIDIFTGKKYEDICPSTHNMSVPLVKRTDYQLIDITDDYASLMDDGGEIRSDLIVPKNETGEELRQKFKSDEGVNVTVLNSMDEEVIIGIKPGTK, via the exons ATGAGTGACCATGAAGATATTAATAGCGACTTCCAAGGTACAGAATCAGGAGCTGCCAAATTTTTTCCACAGCAGTGCTCTGCATTGAGGAAGAACGGCCATGTTCTGATTAAGAATAGGCCTTGCAAAATTGTGGAAATGTCTACATCCAAAACAGGAAAACATGGTCATGCTAAG GTTCATATGGTTGGTATAGACAttttcactggcaaaaaatATGAAGATATTTGTCCATCTACACACAACATGTCTGTTCCTCTTGTTAAAAGAACCGATTATCAG TTGATTGACATCACTGATGATTATGCCTCTTTAATGGACGATGGTGGTGAGATCAGGTCTGATTTGATCGTTCCAAAAAATGAAACTGGAGAGGAATTAAGACAGAAGTTCAAGTCTGATGAAGGCGTTAAT gTCACAGTCCTTAATTCCATGGATGAAGAAGTTATAATTGGTATCAAGCCGGGAACAAAATAG
- the LOC117344997 gene encoding eukaryotic translation initiation factor 5A-1-like isoform X2, whose protein sequence is MRLSSSSSVRLGSLSEPFVCLVLFGPAEKQLGMYLMKFIVFKMSDHEDINSDFQGTESGAAKFFPQQCSALRKNGHVLIKNRPCKIVEMSTSKTGKHGHAKVHMVGIDIFTGKKYEDICPSTHNMSVPLVKRTDYQLIDITDDYASLMDDGGEIRSDLIVPKNETGEELRQKFKSDEGVNVTVLNSMDEEVIIGIKPGTK, encoded by the exons ATGAGGTTGTCCTCAAGCTCTTCTGTTAGGCTTGGGAGCCTCTCTGAGCCATTTGTTTGTCTTGTTTTGTTTGGTCCAGCAGAGAAGCAGTTGGGCATGTATTTGATG AAATTTATAGTCTTCAAAATGAGTGACCATGAAGATATTAATAGCGACTTCCAAGGTACAGAATCAGGAGCTGCCAAATTTTTTCCACAGCAGTGCTCTGCATTGAGGAAGAACGGCCATGTTCTGATTAAGAATAGGCCTTGCAAAATTGTGGAAATGTCTACATCCAAAACAGGAAAACATGGTCATGCTAAG GTTCATATGGTTGGTATAGACAttttcactggcaaaaaatATGAAGATATTTGTCCATCTACACACAACATGTCTGTTCCTCTTGTTAAAAGAACCGATTATCAG TTGATTGACATCACTGATGATTATGCCTCTTTAATGGACGATGGTGGTGAGATCAGGTCTGATTTGATCGTTCCAAAAAATGAAACTGGAGAGGAATTAAGACAGAAGTTCAAGTCTGATGAAGGCGTTAAT gTCACAGTCCTTAATTCCATGGATGAAGAAGTTATAATTGGTATCAAGCCGGGAACAAAATAG
- the LOC117344997 gene encoding eukaryotic translation initiation factor 5A-1-like isoform X4 translates to MATKFIVFKMSDHEDINSDFQGTESGAAKFFPQQCSALRKNGHVLIKNRPCKIVEMSTSKTGKHGHAKVHMVGIDIFTGKKYEDICPSTHNMSVPLVKRTDYQLIDITDDYASLMDDGGEIRSDLIVPKNETGEELRQKFKSDEGVNVTVLNSMDEEVIIGIKPGTK, encoded by the exons AAATTTATAGTCTTCAAAATGAGTGACCATGAAGATATTAATAGCGACTTCCAAGGTACAGAATCAGGAGCTGCCAAATTTTTTCCACAGCAGTGCTCTGCATTGAGGAAGAACGGCCATGTTCTGATTAAGAATAGGCCTTGCAAAATTGTGGAAATGTCTACATCCAAAACAGGAAAACATGGTCATGCTAAG GTTCATATGGTTGGTATAGACAttttcactggcaaaaaatATGAAGATATTTGTCCATCTACACACAACATGTCTGTTCCTCTTGTTAAAAGAACCGATTATCAG TTGATTGACATCACTGATGATTATGCCTCTTTAATGGACGATGGTGGTGAGATCAGGTCTGATTTGATCGTTCCAAAAAATGAAACTGGAGAGGAATTAAGACAGAAGTTCAAGTCTGATGAAGGCGTTAAT gTCACAGTCCTTAATTCCATGGATGAAGAAGTTATAATTGGTATCAAGCCGGGAACAAAATAG